From Erigeron canadensis isolate Cc75 chromosome 8, C_canadensis_v1, whole genome shotgun sequence, one genomic window encodes:
- the LOC122579268 gene encoding ubiquitin-activating enzyme E1 1-like isoform X2 — MQVIDEDLHSRQLAVYGRETMRRLFASNVLISGLQGLGAEIAKNLILAGVKSVTLHDEESVELWDLSSNFTLSEDDVGKNRAAASLHKLQELNKAVHVSTFPAKLSKEQLSNFQVVVFTNIDLKTVDVDGEEPHNGIILSIGNNNPALVTCVGDERLEFQDNDLVTFSEIHGMTELNDGKLRKVRGCTPYSFFLEEDTANFGTYVKGGIVTEVKQPKVLNFKPLGDALKTPGEFLLGDFSKLDRPPLLHLAFQALDKFISELGRFPVAGSEGDAQKLISIATSMNESLGDEKLDYLNPKLLRDFAYGARAVLNPMAAMFGGIVAQEVVKACSGKFHPLLQFFYFDSVESLPTKPLEPSEYMPLNSRYDAQISVFGAKFQKKLESTKSFVIGSGALGCELLKNLALMGVSCGTQGKLTLTDDDVIKKSNLCQQFLFRDWNIGQAKSTIAASAAALINPNIRIEALQNRVGLQTENVIDDTFWENLNVVINALDSVEARRYVDNRCLYFQKPLLESGTLGAKCHTQMVIPHLTENYGASMDPPDKRASMVTIHSFPRNIEHCLTWARSEFEELLNSTPAEVNAYLLNPGEYASTMRNKGDTQACKNLERIFECLDNKEKCETFQDCISWARLKFEDYFSNRVKQLISTFPAESTYSEGATGTRAPFWSAPKRFPFSLEFSVSDPSHLSFVMAGSILRAETFGISIPDWAKNSKKLAQAVGQICIPDFHPKQVIRKSLPLGAAISIPDCVKSSMKLAVAAAPARISDFPPNQPLIESPSIGAAIEGLIEKIERRMFLPSGYTMMPIAFEKDDDTNYHMDFIAGLANLRARNYSIPEVDKLKAKIIAGNIIPSIATSTTMATGLVCLELYKVIDGGHKVQDYRNTFANLALPFLSMAEPVPPKVMKHRHMKWTVWDKWTIEGNPTVRELIKWLAEKGLYAHTFFLRSCLLYTDIMPNHKDRMDRKVVDLARDVCKMGIPPCRRHLDLIAVCQDEDENDIDIPCLSVNLS; from the exons ATGCAGGTTATTGATGAGGATCTACATAGCAGACAACTCGCGGTATATGGACGTGAGACGATGAGACGTCTTTTTGCGTCTAATGTCCTTATTTCCGGTTTACAAGGTCTTGGTGCGGAGATAG CAAAGAATCTTATACTTGCTGGTGTCAAGTCTGTGACCTTGCACGATGAAGAGTCCGTGGAGCTTTGGGATTTGTCCAGTAATTTCACATTGTCAGAAGACGATGTTGGCAAGAATCGAGCTGCAGCTTCTCTCCACAAGCTGCAGGAGCTCAACAAAGCTGTCCATGTCTCCACTTTTCCTGCCAAGTTGAGCAAGGAACAACTCTCGAATTTTCAG GTGGTAGTCTTCACCAATATAGACTTGAAAACAG TTGATGTTGACGGCGAGGAACCACATAATGGCATCATTTTATCTATCGGCAATAATAACCCTGCACTTGTAACATGTGTTGGTGATGAAAGACTGGAATTCCAAGATAATGATCTTGTCACTTTTTCTGAAATTCACGGGATGACAGAACTTAATGATGGAAAACTAAGAAAGGTTAGAGGCTGCACGCCATACTCCTTTTTCCTTGAAGAAGACACTGCCAACTTTGGAACATATGTGAAAGGTGGTATAGTGACAGAGGTTAAACAGCCAAAGGTCCTGAATTTCAAGCCATTAGGAGATGCACTTAAAACTCCAGGCGAGTTTCTGTTGGGTGACTTTTCTAAGCTTGATCGCCCACCTCTTCTGCATCTAGCATTTCAAGCACTTGATAAGTTCATCAGTGAACTTGGGCGATTTCCTGTTGCTGGTTCAGAAGGTGATGCACAAAAGTTAATTTCTATAGCCACCTCCATGAATGAGAGCTTAGGAGATGAAAAGTTGGATTATCTCAATCCAAAGCTTTTGCGAGATTTTGCTTATGGGGCGCGAGCCGTACTTAATCCGATGGCTGCCATGTTTGGTGGCATAGTTGCTCAAGAGGTTGTCAAGGCATGCTCTGGAAAGTTCCATCCACTTCTTCAG TTCTTTTACTTTGACTCGGTTGAGTCGCTTCCCACCAAGCCACTGGAACCTAGTGAGTATATGCCTTTGAACAGTCGTTATGATGCCCAAATTTCAGTATTTGGAGCTAAATTCCAGAAGAAACTGGAAAGCaccaagtcttttgttataggtTCGGGCGCATTGGGTTGTGAACTTTTGAAAAATCTAGCCTTGATGGGTGTTTCATGTGGCACTCAAGGGAAATTGACCCTTACCGACGATGATGTCATTAAGAAAAGCAATCTCTGCCAACAATTTTTATTTCGTGATTGGAATATTGGGCAGGCAAAATCGACTATTGCTGCCTCTGCAGCTGCATTGATTAACCCTAATATTCGGATCGAAGCATTGCAGAATCGTGTTGGTCTACAAACTGAAAACGTCATTGATGATACCTTCTGGGAAAATTTAAATGTTGTCATTAATGCTTTAGACAGTGTCGAAGCGAGACGTTATGTTGATAATAGATGCTTATATTTCCAGAAGCCGCTTCTAGAGTCTGGTACACTTGGTGCTAAATGCCACACTCAAATGGTTATTCCACACTTGACTGAAAACTACGGGGCCTCTATGGACCCTCCGGATAAGCGAGCATCCATGGTGACTATTCACAGCTTCCCACGTAACATTGAACACTGTCTAACCTGGGCACGGTCAGAGTTTGAAGAGCTACTAAATTCAACGCCAGCAGAAGTCAATGCCTATCTCTTGAATCCCGGTGAATATGCATCTACAATGAGGAATAAAGGAGATACCCAGGCTTGTAAGAATTTAGAACGAATTTTTGAGTGTCTCGACAACAAGGAAAAATGTGAAACATTTCAAGATTGCATCTCTTGGGCTCGCCTAAA GTTTGAGGATTACTTCTCCAATCGTGTGAAGCAATTGATATCGACATTCCCGGCAGAATCTACATACTCAGAAGGGGCTACTGGTACGCGAGCTCCATTTTGGTCAGCACCAAAGCGTTTCCCTTTCTCGCTTGAGTTCTCTGTTTCCGATCCGAGCCATCTAAGTTTTGTAATGGCGGGCTCCATTCTTCGTGCTGAAACATTCGGCATCTCTATTCCAGATTGGGCCAAAAATTCTAAGAAACTGGCTCAGGCCGTTGGTCAGATCTGTATCCCTGATTTTCACCCAAAGCAAGTTATTAGAAAGTCTCTTCCATTAGGTGCAGCAATCTCTATTCCTGATTGCGTGAAAAGTTCTATGAAACTGGCTGTGGCTGCTGCTCCGGCCCGTATCTCTGATTTTCCCCCAAACCAACCTCTTATAGAGTCTCCTTCAATAGGTGCCGCAATTGAAGGATTAATTGAGAAGATAGAACGGAGAATGTTTCTTCCATCTGGATATACCATGATGCCTATTGCTTTCGAGAAG GATGATGACACAAATTACCATATGGATTTCATTGCTGGACTTGCGAACCTCAGAGCTAGGAATTACAGTATCCCGGAAGTTGACAAGTTGAAAGCCAAGATTATAGCGGGAAATATTATACCTTCAATTGCTACCTCAACAACAATGGCCACTGGTCTGGTGTGTCTCGAGCTATACAAGGTCATTGATGGAGGACACAAGGTACAAGACTATCGAAATACTTTCGCGAACCTGGCGCTCCCTTTTCTTTCCATGGCAGAGCCTGTCCCACCAAAAGTCATGAAGCACCGGCACATGAAGTGGACAGTGTGGGACAAGTGGACTATTGAGGGCAACCCTACGGTGAGGGAGCTCATAAAATGGCTTGCAGAGAAGGGACTTTATGctcataccttttttttaagaaGCTGTTTGTTATACACGGATATAATGCCTAATCACAAAGATAGAATGGATAGGAAAGTGGTGGATTTGGCTCGGGATGTGTGTAAAATGGGGATTCCACCCTGTCGTCGTCACTTAGATTTGATAGCGGTTTGTcaagatgaagatgaaaatgaCATTGACATCCCGTGTTTATCTGTGAATCTCTCTTAA
- the LOC122579268 gene encoding ubiquitin-activating enzyme E1 1-like isoform X1, which yields MQVIDEDLHSRQLAVYGRETMRRLFASNVLISGLQGLGAEIAKNLILAGVKSVTLHDEESVELWDLSSNFTLSEDDVGKNRAAASLHKLQELNKAVHVSTFPAKLSKEQLSNFQVVVFTNIDLKTGIEFDNYCHNHQPPIAFIKTEVRGLFGNIFCDFGPGFTVVDVDGEEPHNGIILSIGNNNPALVTCVGDERLEFQDNDLVTFSEIHGMTELNDGKLRKVRGCTPYSFFLEEDTANFGTYVKGGIVTEVKQPKVLNFKPLGDALKTPGEFLLGDFSKLDRPPLLHLAFQALDKFISELGRFPVAGSEGDAQKLISIATSMNESLGDEKLDYLNPKLLRDFAYGARAVLNPMAAMFGGIVAQEVVKACSGKFHPLLQFFYFDSVESLPTKPLEPSEYMPLNSRYDAQISVFGAKFQKKLESTKSFVIGSGALGCELLKNLALMGVSCGTQGKLTLTDDDVIKKSNLCQQFLFRDWNIGQAKSTIAASAAALINPNIRIEALQNRVGLQTENVIDDTFWENLNVVINALDSVEARRYVDNRCLYFQKPLLESGTLGAKCHTQMVIPHLTENYGASMDPPDKRASMVTIHSFPRNIEHCLTWARSEFEELLNSTPAEVNAYLLNPGEYASTMRNKGDTQACKNLERIFECLDNKEKCETFQDCISWARLKFEDYFSNRVKQLISTFPAESTYSEGATGTRAPFWSAPKRFPFSLEFSVSDPSHLSFVMAGSILRAETFGISIPDWAKNSKKLAQAVGQICIPDFHPKQVIRKSLPLGAAISIPDCVKSSMKLAVAAAPARISDFPPNQPLIESPSIGAAIEGLIEKIERRMFLPSGYTMMPIAFEKDDDTNYHMDFIAGLANLRARNYSIPEVDKLKAKIIAGNIIPSIATSTTMATGLVCLELYKVIDGGHKVQDYRNTFANLALPFLSMAEPVPPKVMKHRHMKWTVWDKWTIEGNPTVRELIKWLAEKGLYAHTFFLRSCLLYTDIMPNHKDRMDRKVVDLARDVCKMGIPPCRRHLDLIAVCQDEDENDIDIPCLSVNLS from the exons ATGCAGGTTATTGATGAGGATCTACATAGCAGACAACTCGCGGTATATGGACGTGAGACGATGAGACGTCTTTTTGCGTCTAATGTCCTTATTTCCGGTTTACAAGGTCTTGGTGCGGAGATAG CAAAGAATCTTATACTTGCTGGTGTCAAGTCTGTGACCTTGCACGATGAAGAGTCCGTGGAGCTTTGGGATTTGTCCAGTAATTTCACATTGTCAGAAGACGATGTTGGCAAGAATCGAGCTGCAGCTTCTCTCCACAAGCTGCAGGAGCTCAACAAAGCTGTCCATGTCTCCACTTTTCCTGCCAAGTTGAGCAAGGAACAACTCTCGAATTTTCAG GTGGTAGTCTTCACCAATATAGACTTGAAAACAGGTATCGAGTTTGATAATTATTGTCACAACCATCAGCCTCCCATCGCTTTCATCAAGACTGAAGTCAGAGGACTTTTTGGTAACATTTTCTGTGATTTTGGTCCTGGGTTCACTGTAGTTGATGTTGACGGCGAGGAACCACATAATGGCATCATTTTATCTATCGGCAATAATAACCCTGCACTTGTAACATGTGTTGGTGATGAAAGACTGGAATTCCAAGATAATGATCTTGTCACTTTTTCTGAAATTCACGGGATGACAGAACTTAATGATGGAAAACTAAGAAAGGTTAGAGGCTGCACGCCATACTCCTTTTTCCTTGAAGAAGACACTGCCAACTTTGGAACATATGTGAAAGGTGGTATAGTGACAGAGGTTAAACAGCCAAAGGTCCTGAATTTCAAGCCATTAGGAGATGCACTTAAAACTCCAGGCGAGTTTCTGTTGGGTGACTTTTCTAAGCTTGATCGCCCACCTCTTCTGCATCTAGCATTTCAAGCACTTGATAAGTTCATCAGTGAACTTGGGCGATTTCCTGTTGCTGGTTCAGAAGGTGATGCACAAAAGTTAATTTCTATAGCCACCTCCATGAATGAGAGCTTAGGAGATGAAAAGTTGGATTATCTCAATCCAAAGCTTTTGCGAGATTTTGCTTATGGGGCGCGAGCCGTACTTAATCCGATGGCTGCCATGTTTGGTGGCATAGTTGCTCAAGAGGTTGTCAAGGCATGCTCTGGAAAGTTCCATCCACTTCTTCAG TTCTTTTACTTTGACTCGGTTGAGTCGCTTCCCACCAAGCCACTGGAACCTAGTGAGTATATGCCTTTGAACAGTCGTTATGATGCCCAAATTTCAGTATTTGGAGCTAAATTCCAGAAGAAACTGGAAAGCaccaagtcttttgttataggtTCGGGCGCATTGGGTTGTGAACTTTTGAAAAATCTAGCCTTGATGGGTGTTTCATGTGGCACTCAAGGGAAATTGACCCTTACCGACGATGATGTCATTAAGAAAAGCAATCTCTGCCAACAATTTTTATTTCGTGATTGGAATATTGGGCAGGCAAAATCGACTATTGCTGCCTCTGCAGCTGCATTGATTAACCCTAATATTCGGATCGAAGCATTGCAGAATCGTGTTGGTCTACAAACTGAAAACGTCATTGATGATACCTTCTGGGAAAATTTAAATGTTGTCATTAATGCTTTAGACAGTGTCGAAGCGAGACGTTATGTTGATAATAGATGCTTATATTTCCAGAAGCCGCTTCTAGAGTCTGGTACACTTGGTGCTAAATGCCACACTCAAATGGTTATTCCACACTTGACTGAAAACTACGGGGCCTCTATGGACCCTCCGGATAAGCGAGCATCCATGGTGACTATTCACAGCTTCCCACGTAACATTGAACACTGTCTAACCTGGGCACGGTCAGAGTTTGAAGAGCTACTAAATTCAACGCCAGCAGAAGTCAATGCCTATCTCTTGAATCCCGGTGAATATGCATCTACAATGAGGAATAAAGGAGATACCCAGGCTTGTAAGAATTTAGAACGAATTTTTGAGTGTCTCGACAACAAGGAAAAATGTGAAACATTTCAAGATTGCATCTCTTGGGCTCGCCTAAA GTTTGAGGATTACTTCTCCAATCGTGTGAAGCAATTGATATCGACATTCCCGGCAGAATCTACATACTCAGAAGGGGCTACTGGTACGCGAGCTCCATTTTGGTCAGCACCAAAGCGTTTCCCTTTCTCGCTTGAGTTCTCTGTTTCCGATCCGAGCCATCTAAGTTTTGTAATGGCGGGCTCCATTCTTCGTGCTGAAACATTCGGCATCTCTATTCCAGATTGGGCCAAAAATTCTAAGAAACTGGCTCAGGCCGTTGGTCAGATCTGTATCCCTGATTTTCACCCAAAGCAAGTTATTAGAAAGTCTCTTCCATTAGGTGCAGCAATCTCTATTCCTGATTGCGTGAAAAGTTCTATGAAACTGGCTGTGGCTGCTGCTCCGGCCCGTATCTCTGATTTTCCCCCAAACCAACCTCTTATAGAGTCTCCTTCAATAGGTGCCGCAATTGAAGGATTAATTGAGAAGATAGAACGGAGAATGTTTCTTCCATCTGGATATACCATGATGCCTATTGCTTTCGAGAAG GATGATGACACAAATTACCATATGGATTTCATTGCTGGACTTGCGAACCTCAGAGCTAGGAATTACAGTATCCCGGAAGTTGACAAGTTGAAAGCCAAGATTATAGCGGGAAATATTATACCTTCAATTGCTACCTCAACAACAATGGCCACTGGTCTGGTGTGTCTCGAGCTATACAAGGTCATTGATGGAGGACACAAGGTACAAGACTATCGAAATACTTTCGCGAACCTGGCGCTCCCTTTTCTTTCCATGGCAGAGCCTGTCCCACCAAAAGTCATGAAGCACCGGCACATGAAGTGGACAGTGTGGGACAAGTGGACTATTGAGGGCAACCCTACGGTGAGGGAGCTCATAAAATGGCTTGCAGAGAAGGGACTTTATGctcataccttttttttaagaaGCTGTTTGTTATACACGGATATAATGCCTAATCACAAAGATAGAATGGATAGGAAAGTGGTGGATTTGGCTCGGGATGTGTGTAAAATGGGGATTCCACCCTGTCGTCGTCACTTAGATTTGATAGCGGTTTGTcaagatgaagatgaaaatgaCATTGACATCCCGTGTTTATCTGTGAATCTCTCTTAA